A single Micromonospora sp. CCTCC AA 2012012 DNA region contains:
- a CDS encoding sensor histidine kinase: MVAGIWAEPRPARPPVRVWRDWVLSSALVVISLVEVVLRDDRAWAPLLVGVSVVVAACLLWRRTRPLAAVTVAFGTVLAFDLARIAFIDTTGLLGTAGLLVLPYALLRWGSGREAALGLGVILVWLPVTLIAEPTSPAEKVAGYGFFLFSAALGAAVRYRTRSHDRDIEQVRLHQRNEIARELHDTVGHHVVAIAVQAQAGRALSAADPQRALATLVTIEEEASRTLKEMRALVGVLRDGTDADLAPRRGVMDIERLARPGGEVLGVRVRISGDVAAVEPAVGTALYLIAAEAVTNATRHASGATRVTVDVTASRSRVHLRVCDDGEAGTTGSPHAGYGLRGMAERASLLGGSLRAGPDPDGGWSVDASLPRTAGAS, from the coding sequence ATGGTTGCTGGGATCTGGGCTGAGCCGCGCCCCGCACGCCCGCCGGTGCGGGTCTGGCGGGACTGGGTGCTGTCCTCGGCTCTTGTCGTGATCTCGCTCGTCGAGGTGGTGCTGCGCGACGACAGGGCATGGGCGCCGCTGCTGGTCGGTGTCAGCGTCGTGGTCGCGGCGTGCCTGCTGTGGCGACGCACGCGGCCCCTGGCCGCGGTGACCGTTGCCTTCGGAACCGTTCTCGCGTTCGACCTCGCGAGGATCGCGTTCATCGATACCACCGGACTGCTGGGCACCGCGGGGCTGCTCGTGCTGCCCTACGCCCTGCTGCGCTGGGGGTCAGGTCGCGAGGCCGCCCTCGGGCTCGGTGTCATCCTCGTCTGGCTACCCGTCACCCTCATCGCGGAGCCGACCTCACCCGCGGAGAAGGTCGCCGGTTACGGCTTCTTCCTGTTCTCGGCCGCGCTCGGCGCGGCGGTGCGCTACCGCACCAGAAGCCACGACCGCGACATCGAGCAGGTGCGGCTTCACCAACGCAACGAGATCGCCCGCGAGCTGCACGACACGGTCGGCCACCACGTCGTGGCCATCGCCGTCCAGGCACAGGCAGGTCGCGCGCTGTCCGCCGCAGATCCGCAGCGCGCGCTGGCCACCCTGGTCACCATCGAGGAAGAGGCGTCCCGGACGCTCAAGGAGATGCGCGCCCTCGTCGGCGTGCTGCGCGACGGAACGGACGCCGACCTCGCCCCCCGGCGAGGGGTGATGGACATCGAACGACTCGCTCGTCCCGGCGGCGAGGTGCTGGGCGTCCGCGTGCGGATCTCCGGTGACGTGGCGGCCGTGGAGCCGGCAGTCGGCACCGCCCTCTACCTGATCGCCGCCGAGGCGGTCACCAACGCGACCCGCCACGCCTCCGGCGCCACCCGTGTCACCGTCGACGTCACCGCGTCCCGCAGCCGGGTGCACCTGCGAGTGTGCGATGACGGCGAGGCGGGCACGACCGGATCCCCGCACGCCGGCTACGGGCTGCGCGGCATGGCCGAGCGGGCGAGCCTGCTCGGCGGCAGCCTCCGGGCGGGACCTGACCCGGACGGCGGCTGGAGCGTCGACGCCTCGCTGCCCCGGACAGCGGGCGCGTCATGA
- a CDS encoding ATP-binding protein: MVDVSPRESEVLALVGEHLSNAEIGARLYISVRTVETHVSSLLRKLEVPDRRALAQRATDRTGTGPAHPAPALPAPLTSFIGRVSERTELTELIKGNRQVTAVGPGGVGKTRLALAVATEAARTYADGVWFVDLVPVGEPDMIATAVAGVLGLGEQPGRDMTGSVVAALADHHALLVLDNCEHVVDGVARFLDRLLARCPGVTVLATSRARLMVPFERVYPVPPLSLTVDGESDAVALFLERAAAVGPPLDPRLRNRLASICERLDGMALAIELAAARYPTLGLDGVTAALSHPLRMLTGGSRADDRHRSVRATLDWSHALLDPADRALLRRVSVFVAPFTVSAAAQVAAAEEGLVADQLARLAGQSLLVVTPSPGGTQYRALETIRQYGAERLTEAGELIDTRSRHLHWCLEQVAGLAVERADWRTRFDPVADDLRAALAWAADRPEQRTNAYRLARHLAELTFTRNLIGESQLRYEQAAALADDPAAAASMLRHAAAVAGCRMRGEDMYRCHRAAAEAALRSRDTAGAATDLATAATSAYRFWSKFERLPSPQEVIALVAEARDLAGDDGAAQAAVALAEAAVLTDAFGAAQGPPDNAVAETIARAERAVALARRTGDPLAESAALDALTGAQCWAGETFASAATARRRVALLTSLPATPASTHELLDALGNAAEASLGAGDLPAARRWARQIADHPLLAEVSHRATSWLLVADALAGNVDEVLAGGVRFLEAWQRAGSPARSILAPAAAGVAMIHGLRDDRDARRSWNAVLEQLGMPPEHVYGYGAVFDAMLLLHQGRAPEALERMAPEPGEVWKWLTWIWLHWYVALRAEAAVLAGSPDARDRLTEARTVVAGNPVAEALVERAEALLDGDREALLAAAGAFDAVGCRYQSARTLVFAGGAHAERGAAVLDALGLTPMDPRHRGADPHVATAAAHHTGQPARARGGVRSPAVPSQGV, encoded by the coding sequence GTGGTTGACGTCTCCCCTCGGGAATCCGAGGTGCTCGCACTGGTCGGAGAACATCTCAGCAACGCCGAGATCGGGGCACGGCTGTACATCTCGGTGCGCACCGTCGAGACTCACGTCTCCTCGCTGCTGCGCAAGCTGGAGGTCCCGGACCGTCGTGCGCTCGCCCAGCGGGCGACCGACCGCACCGGCACCGGGCCGGCCCACCCGGCACCGGCCCTACCGGCCCCGCTGACCTCGTTCATCGGCCGGGTGAGTGAGCGGACCGAACTGACCGAGCTGATCAAGGGGAACCGTCAGGTGACCGCGGTCGGCCCCGGCGGAGTGGGCAAGACCCGACTCGCGCTGGCGGTGGCCACGGAGGCCGCCCGCACGTACGCCGACGGGGTGTGGTTCGTCGACCTGGTACCGGTCGGCGAACCTGACATGATCGCGACGGCGGTCGCCGGCGTGCTCGGCCTCGGCGAGCAGCCCGGCCGCGACATGACCGGGTCCGTCGTCGCCGCGCTGGCCGACCATCACGCGTTGCTGGTGCTGGACAACTGCGAGCACGTGGTGGACGGCGTGGCGCGGTTCCTCGACCGGCTGCTGGCACGGTGCCCGGGAGTGACGGTGCTGGCGACCAGCCGGGCCCGGCTGATGGTGCCGTTCGAGCGGGTGTACCCGGTGCCCCCGCTGTCGCTGACCGTCGACGGCGAGTCGGACGCGGTCGCGCTGTTCCTGGAACGGGCGGCGGCGGTGGGCCCGCCGCTGGATCCTCGCCTGCGCAACCGGTTGGCCTCGATCTGCGAACGGCTGGACGGCATGGCCCTGGCGATCGAGCTGGCCGCCGCCCGCTACCCCACCCTCGGGCTGGACGGCGTCACCGCCGCCCTGTCCCATCCGCTCCGGATGCTCACCGGCGGCTCCCGTGCCGACGACCGGCACCGATCGGTACGGGCCACCCTGGACTGGAGCCACGCCCTCCTCGATCCGGCCGACCGGGCGCTGCTACGCCGCGTGTCGGTGTTCGTCGCGCCGTTCACCGTGTCGGCGGCGGCGCAGGTCGCCGCGGCCGAGGAAGGCCTCGTCGCCGACCAACTGGCCCGGCTCGCCGGACAGAGCCTGTTGGTGGTGACGCCCTCACCGGGCGGTACGCAGTACCGGGCGCTGGAGACCATCCGGCAGTACGGGGCGGAGCGCCTCACCGAGGCCGGCGAGCTGATCGACACCCGGTCCCGGCACCTCCACTGGTGCCTGGAACAGGTCGCCGGACTGGCGGTGGAGCGAGCGGACTGGCGTACCCGGTTCGACCCGGTGGCCGACGACCTGCGTGCCGCGCTGGCCTGGGCGGCGGACCGGCCCGAGCAGCGCACGAACGCGTACCGGCTCGCCCGACACCTGGCGGAGCTGACCTTCACCCGGAACCTGATCGGGGAGTCCCAGCTGCGTTACGAGCAGGCGGCCGCGCTCGCGGACGACCCCGCCGCCGCCGCGTCGATGCTCCGGCACGCCGCCGCCGTGGCCGGCTGCCGGATGCGGGGCGAGGACATGTACCGCTGCCACCGGGCGGCCGCGGAGGCCGCCCTGCGGTCCCGGGACACCGCCGGCGCCGCCACCGACCTGGCGACCGCCGCCACCAGCGCGTACCGGTTCTGGAGCAAGTTCGAACGACTCCCGTCACCGCAGGAGGTGATCGCACTCGTCGCCGAGGCGCGGGACCTGGCCGGTGACGACGGGGCCGCCCAGGCCGCCGTGGCACTGGCCGAGGCCGCGGTGCTCACCGACGCGTTCGGTGCGGCTCAGGGCCCACCCGACAACGCCGTCGCGGAGACGATCGCCCGCGCCGAGCGGGCGGTCGCACTCGCCCGGCGTACGGGCGACCCGCTCGCCGAGTCCGCCGCGCTCGACGCGCTCACCGGCGCCCAGTGCTGGGCCGGTGAGACGTTCGCCAGCGCGGCCACGGCACGACGCCGGGTCGCGCTGCTGACGTCCCTACCCGCCACCCCGGCCAGCACCCATGAGCTGCTCGACGCGCTCGGCAACGCCGCCGAGGCCAGCCTCGGCGCCGGGGACCTGCCGGCCGCCCGACGCTGGGCACGGCAGATCGCCGACCATCCGCTGCTGGCGGAGGTCAGCCACCGTGCCACGAGTTGGCTGCTGGTGGCCGACGCGTTGGCGGGCAACGTCGACGAGGTGCTCGCCGGCGGTGTCCGGTTCCTCGAAGCGTGGCAGCGGGCCGGCAGCCCGGCCAGGTCGATCCTCGCGCCGGCCGCTGCCGGCGTGGCGATGATCCACGGCCTGCGCGACGACCGGGACGCCCGCCGCTCGTGGAACGCCGTCCTGGAGCAGCTCGGCATGCCACCGGAGCACGTCTACGGCTACGGGGCCGTCTTCGACGCGATGCTCCTGCTGCACCAGGGGCGGGCACCGGAGGCGCTGGAACGGATGGCACCCGAGCCCGGCGAGGTGTGGAAGTGGCTCACCTGGATCTGGCTCCACTGGTATGTGGCGCTGCGCGCCGAGGCCGCCGTACTCGCCGGAAGTCCCGATGCTCGCGACCGCCTGACCGAGGCCCGGACCGTCGTGGCCGGCAACCCCGTCGCCGAAGCCCTGGTGGAACGGGCCGAAGCCCTGCTCGACGGTGACCGGGAGGCGTTGCTTGCCGCGGCCGGCGCGTTCGACGCCGTCGGCTGCCGCTACCAGTCCGCACGCACTCTGGTGTTCGCCGGCGGCGCCCACGCCGAGCGGGGCGCCGCCGTGCTCGATGCCCTCGGACTCACCCCGATGGACCCCCGCCACCGTGGGGCGGACCCTCACGTAGCGACCGCCGCGGCGCACCACACCGGCCAGCCGGCACGAGCCCGGGGTGGGGTCAGGTCACCGGCGGTGCCCAGTCAGGGAGTCTGA
- a CDS encoding VOC family protein, whose translation MTSSSHQGIRTVLHPVSDLSAAKAVYAVLLGVPPTTDSSYYVGFDAAGQHIGLVPGGGPQGMTSPVAYWHVPDIEVRLAELSAAGATVTEPAHDVGGDRLVATVTDPDGNVLGLIQDR comes from the coding sequence ATGACGAGCTCTTCGCACCAGGGAATCAGGACCGTGCTGCATCCGGTGTCGGATCTGTCGGCTGCCAAGGCGGTGTACGCCGTCCTGCTCGGCGTGCCGCCCACCACCGACTCGTCCTACTACGTCGGCTTCGACGCCGCAGGTCAGCACATCGGGCTGGTGCCGGGCGGCGGACCGCAGGGGATGACCTCACCGGTGGCCTACTGGCACGTGCCGGACATCGAGGTGCGGCTGGCCGAGCTGAGCGCCGCCGGTGCCACCGTGACCGAGCCCGCGCACGACGTCGGCGGTGACCGCCTCGTGGCCACCGTCACCGACCCCGACGGCAACGTCCTGGGGCTGATCCAGGACCGCTGA
- a CDS encoding VOC family protein, giving the protein MSSIESVTLEVPDPAAADTFYRTALDLDARVRVREAQAPTTGFRGFAMSLVVSQPSIVDSFFRTALDGGATTLKPAAKGFWGYGGVLCDPYGTIWKIASSSKKDSGPVSRHIDDVVLLLGVADVAVTKRFYVERGLSVAKSFGRKYVEFATSPVKLALYGRRAAAKDAGVSPDGSGSHRLAIGSSAGTFTDPDGFQWEAATSASTSAGRFGEAASAGVRAGGADPNSGL; this is encoded by the coding sequence ATGTCCTCCATCGAATCTGTCACGCTCGAAGTGCCCGACCCCGCAGCCGCCGACACCTTCTACCGCACGGCCCTCGACCTGGACGCCCGGGTGCGCGTACGCGAGGCGCAGGCGCCGACGACCGGCTTCCGCGGTTTCGCCATGTCGCTCGTGGTGTCCCAGCCGAGCATCGTGGACAGCTTCTTCCGCACCGCCCTCGACGGCGGAGCGACGACGCTGAAGCCCGCCGCGAAGGGGTTCTGGGGCTACGGCGGAGTGCTGTGTGATCCGTACGGCACGATCTGGAAGATCGCGAGTTCCTCGAAGAAGGACAGCGGACCGGTGTCCCGGCACATCGACGACGTCGTGCTCCTGCTGGGGGTGGCCGATGTCGCCGTGACCAAGCGGTTCTACGTCGAGCGCGGCCTGTCCGTGGCCAAGAGCTTCGGCCGCAAATACGTCGAGTTCGCCACCTCGCCCGTCAAACTGGCGCTCTACGGCCGCCGGGCCGCTGCCAAGGACGCGGGTGTCTCTCCCGACGGCAGCGGATCGCACCGGCTCGCCATCGGCAGCAGTGCCGGCACCTTCACCGACCCGGACGGCTTCCAGTGGGAGGCCGCCACCTCGGCCTCGACCTCGGCCGGCCGGTTTGGCGAGGCCGCCTCGGCCGGCGTGAGGGCCGGGGGCGCCGACCCGAACAGCGGGCTGTAG
- a CDS encoding SGNH/GDSL hydrolase family protein encodes MHLGAALLALTVAGVAACGPDRGRPQAAPPVSRSSIVALGDSVPSGYGCSCPGYVQSLAHRITAATGREVLVHNDAHAGATSSDVADAVRDELVSSHLAASDLVLIQVGANDVDTTAIMECGTAGAACYQPVLETLHDNLTRIIATAEAGVHHPVVAVIGYWNITVDGAVGAARGSAFTTASEQATEYVNRVISDVATETAAIYVDTKIPLKGPTNGRDPTAELQDDGDHPNASGHEIIADAAFRALQAAGADCPPDQANSPPMLVAHRTCSEAGR; translated from the coding sequence GTGCACCTCGGCGCGGCTCTTCTGGCTCTCACCGTCGCCGGCGTCGCTGCCTGCGGACCGGACCGGGGTCGCCCTCAGGCGGCCCCGCCGGTCTCGCGCTCGTCCATCGTCGCCCTCGGAGACTCCGTTCCGAGCGGCTACGGATGCTCCTGCCCCGGGTACGTCCAGTCCCTCGCCCACCGGATCACGGCGGCCACCGGCCGCGAGGTCCTCGTCCACAACGACGCCCACGCCGGCGCGACCAGCAGTGACGTGGCCGACGCGGTGCGCGACGAACTCGTCTCGTCACACCTGGCCGCCAGCGACCTCGTCCTCATCCAGGTCGGTGCCAACGACGTCGACACGACAGCGATCATGGAGTGCGGAACAGCCGGCGCAGCCTGCTATCAACCGGTGCTGGAGACCCTGCACGACAACCTGACGCGGATCATCGCCACCGCCGAAGCCGGGGTGCACCACCCGGTCGTCGCCGTGATCGGCTACTGGAACATCACCGTCGACGGCGCGGTGGGCGCGGCGCGCGGCAGCGCGTTCACCACGGCCAGCGAGCAAGCCACCGAATACGTCAACCGGGTGATCAGCGACGTCGCGACAGAGACCGCGGCGATATACGTCGACACGAAGATCCCGCTCAAGGGGCCCACCAACGGGCGCGACCCGACCGCCGAGCTGCAGGACGACGGGGACCACCCCAACGCCAGCGGACACGAGATCATCGCTGACGCGGCGTTTCGCGCACTGCAGGCCGCGGGTGCGGACTGTCCCCCCGACCAGGCGAACTCGCCGCCGATGCTGGTTGCTCACCGCACGTGCTCCGAAGCCGGAAGGTGA
- a CDS encoding VOC family protein: MPIGRLHHLIIDCPDPMVEARFWSAVLGDAITYADEDFVVVSPSTVASGLAFQRAAELTPATWPEPAVPQQMHLDVMVDDQAAAGEAVLALGARRLSGDHVYADPAGHPFCLIRLPDWAPPVT, encoded by the coding sequence ATGCCGATCGGTCGGCTCCACCATCTGATCATCGACTGCCCGGATCCGATGGTCGAGGCGCGGTTCTGGAGCGCGGTCCTCGGCGATGCGATCACCTACGCCGACGAGGACTTCGTGGTGGTGTCGCCGAGCACGGTGGCGTCGGGGCTGGCGTTCCAGCGCGCTGCCGAGCTGACGCCGGCCACGTGGCCGGAGCCGGCGGTGCCGCAGCAGATGCACCTCGACGTCATGGTCGACGACCAGGCCGCGGCGGGGGAGGCCGTGCTGGCGCTGGGCGCGCGGCGGTTGTCCGGCGATCATGTGTACGCCGACCCGGCCGGTCACCCGTTCTGCCTGATCAGACTCCCTGACTGGGCACCGCCGGTGACCTGA
- a CDS encoding alpha/beta fold hydrolase produces MTTFVLVPGFWLGAWAWRPVTAALRGHGHEVYPLSLTGLGERAHLARPDTDLDVHVTDVVNLLRYEDLHDVVLVGHSYAGAVVTTAVADRVPDRIAQLVFVDTGPLPDGTANVDFNPPQERERNAAVVAEHGDGWRLPPPPWADLAAGAADVDDSVVALLGERSVAQPWATATSPVRLTGAWEKLPRLGVLSSFTIEQVREMAAAVPLCQHMVGDSWRYEELPTWHWPMLSRPAELAQILHRARPTA; encoded by the coding sequence ATGACGACATTCGTACTGGTTCCCGGGTTCTGGCTCGGCGCGTGGGCCTGGCGCCCGGTCACCGCCGCCCTGCGTGGCCACGGCCACGAGGTGTACCCGCTGAGCCTGACCGGCCTGGGCGAACGCGCCCACCTGGCCCGCCCGGACACCGACCTCGACGTCCACGTCACCGACGTGGTCAACCTGCTGCGCTACGAGGACCTCCACGACGTGGTCCTCGTCGGGCACAGCTACGCCGGCGCGGTCGTGACGACCGCCGTCGCCGACCGTGTGCCCGACCGCATAGCCCAGCTCGTGTTCGTCGACACCGGCCCCCTGCCGGACGGGACGGCGAACGTCGACTTCAACCCACCCCAGGAGCGTGAGCGCAACGCGGCGGTGGTCGCGGAACACGGCGATGGCTGGCGGCTGCCACCCCCGCCGTGGGCCGACCTGGCGGCGGGCGCGGCGGATGTGGACGACTCGGTCGTCGCGCTGCTCGGTGAGCGGTCGGTGGCCCAACCGTGGGCGACCGCCACCTCCCCGGTGCGGCTGACCGGGGCGTGGGAGAAGCTGCCCCGCCTCGGCGTGCTGTCGAGCTTCACGATCGAGCAGGTACGCGAGATGGCCGCCGCCGTGCCGCTGTGCCAGCACATGGTCGGCGACTCGTGGCGGTACGAGGAACTGCCGACGTGGCACTGGCCGATGCTGAGCCGACCGGCCGAGCTGGCCCAGATCCTGCACCGGGCGAGGCCGACGGCATAG
- a CDS encoding GntR family transcriptional regulator has product MTDRPTLTVDTDDPTPPYEQLRRQLADLIEYGVLAPDDRLPPLRQLAADLGLAVGTVARTYRELESAGLVVSRRGGGTRVAAARSRPPAAVLHERAAAFVRDARLLGADDEQIRAAVAAVLGT; this is encoded by the coding sequence GTGACCGACCGGCCGACCCTCACCGTCGACACCGACGACCCGACCCCGCCGTACGAACAACTGCGCCGGCAGCTCGCCGACCTGATCGAGTACGGGGTGCTCGCGCCGGACGACCGCCTGCCGCCGCTGCGCCAGCTCGCCGCCGACCTGGGGCTGGCGGTCGGCACCGTGGCCCGGACGTACCGGGAACTGGAGTCGGCCGGCCTGGTCGTCTCGCGCCGGGGTGGTGGCACCCGGGTGGCCGCCGCCCGGTCCCGCCCACCCGCCGCCGTCCTGCACGAGCGGGCCGCCGCCTTCGTCCGCGACGCCCGGCTGCTCGGCGCGGACGACGAGCAGATCCGCGCGGCCGTCGCGGCGGTGCTGGGCACCTGA
- a CDS encoding NADPH-dependent FMN reductase translates to MVLVSGSTRDGSTNTALLRTMKACAPQDVTAELYGGLVDLPAFVPGGDEQRDHPAVADLRKQLARADAVVFSTPEYAGTLPGSFKNLLDLTVGTGELNRKPVAWVTVAHPGRGDGAQATLATVLRYVDADVITSACVRLPVSRDSVGPDGMVTDPVVIDGIAAIFRQIHAHLDAQAE, encoded by the coding sequence ATGGTTCTGGTGTCAGGCAGCACTCGGGACGGCTCCACGAACACCGCGTTGCTGCGCACCATGAAAGCCTGTGCACCCCAGGACGTGACAGCAGAGCTGTACGGCGGGCTCGTCGACCTGCCCGCGTTCGTTCCCGGCGGGGACGAGCAGCGGGACCACCCCGCGGTCGCCGACCTGCGTAAGCAGTTGGCGCGGGCGGACGCGGTTGTCTTCAGCACTCCGGAGTACGCGGGGACACTGCCGGGCAGCTTCAAGAACCTGCTGGACCTGACGGTCGGCACCGGCGAGCTGAACCGGAAACCGGTCGCCTGGGTCACCGTGGCACACCCGGGCCGGGGCGACGGCGCGCAAGCCACCCTCGCCACCGTGCTGCGGTACGTCGACGCCGACGTCATCACCTCGGCGTGCGTGCGGCTGCCGGTGTCGCGCGACTCGGTCGGCCCGGACGGGATGGTGACCGACCCCGTCGTCATCGACGGCATCGCGGCGATCTTCCGTCAGATCCATGCGCACCTCGACGCACAGGCAGAATGA
- a CDS encoding iron chaperone, with translation MGTTQDSTYQGFTAEERAAMKDHAHERKKAARRGSRADKAAEAERDMLAKIAEMPEPDRTMAERLHTVVTAAAPTLAPRLWYGMPAYALDGRILCHFQPATKFRTRYATFGFSDQARLDEGGMWPAAFALTEVTDEVEARIGALVTRAVS, from the coding sequence ATGGGCACCACTCAGGACAGCACGTACCAGGGTTTCACCGCCGAGGAGCGTGCCGCGATGAAGGATCACGCGCACGAGCGGAAGAAGGCAGCGCGCCGTGGCTCGCGGGCGGACAAGGCGGCGGAGGCCGAGCGGGACATGCTCGCGAAGATCGCCGAGATGCCGGAGCCGGACCGGACCATGGCCGAACGCCTCCACACCGTCGTCACCGCCGCCGCCCCGACCCTCGCGCCGAGGCTCTGGTACGGGATGCCCGCCTACGCGCTGGACGGCAGAATCCTCTGCCACTTCCAGCCTGCGACCAAGTTCAGGACGCGCTACGCGACGTTCGGGTTCAGCGACCAGGCGCGGCTGGACGAGGGCGGGATGTGGCCGGCCGCCTTCGCCTTGACCGAGGTGACCGACGAGGTGGAGGCACGGATCGGTGCGCTCGTGACACGGGCGGTGAGCTGA
- a CDS encoding response regulator transcription factor, with the protein MTIRVLVADDQDIVRAGLCMILDAQPGIAVVGEAADGRRAIAMARALRPDVCLLDIRMPEVDGIEATRQLAGADVPDPLAVVVITTFDLDEYVYGALKAGARGFLLKDAGAEMLTQAVHAAARGDALIAPNITARLLSSFANSRSRPVPPEPVEPLTAREEQVLLAAARGRTNSEIGHELSISLSTVKTHIAALMRKLNARNRVEIVVWAYETRRVDT; encoded by the coding sequence ATGACCATCCGTGTGCTGGTCGCTGACGACCAGGACATCGTCAGGGCAGGGCTGTGCATGATCCTGGACGCTCAACCGGGCATCGCCGTCGTCGGTGAGGCCGCCGACGGCCGCCGGGCGATCGCCATGGCCCGTGCGCTGCGTCCCGATGTCTGCCTGCTGGACATCCGCATGCCCGAGGTCGACGGGATCGAAGCCACCCGTCAACTCGCCGGGGCCGACGTCCCCGACCCGCTGGCCGTCGTCGTCATCACCACCTTCGACCTCGACGAGTACGTCTACGGCGCGCTGAAGGCAGGCGCCCGAGGCTTCCTCCTCAAGGACGCCGGCGCCGAGATGCTCACCCAGGCCGTTCACGCCGCCGCCCGCGGCGACGCCCTGATCGCACCGAACATCACGGCGAGGCTGCTGTCCTCCTTCGCGAACAGCCGCTCGCGCCCGGTGCCACCCGAGCCTGTCGAGCCGCTGACCGCTCGCGAGGAACAGGTCCTGCTGGCTGCCGCTCGCGGGCGGACCAACAGCGAGATCGGCCACGAGCTGTCCATCAGCCTCAGCACCGTCAAGACCCACATCGCCGCCCTGATGCGCAAGCTCAACGCCCGCAACCGCGTCGAGATCGTCGTGTGGGCCTACGAGACACGGCGCGTCGACACCTGA
- a CDS encoding helix-turn-helix transcriptional regulator codes for MARPTARVLALLEILQAGGGFTVADLAGRLDVDERTVRRYAAHLADLGIPVEARRGRYGGYRLAPGYKLPPLMLTDEEAVAVMLGLVAATRAGLVTSEGAAAESATAKIRRVLPAVLARRIDSLLDAVDFTAPVRKPAPPGIEVLLVLAEAARHQQPVDIAYTTWRGRSGERRLDPYGLVFHAGRWYVTGHDHNRRAVRTFRLDRIGTARPAQGAFDIPAGFDPTAQVLAGLAAVPYAHDISVVLHTSLGQAQRRLPPSVGTLTEVPNGVRLTARVERLDGAAQMLAGLGWPFTIDRPDELKDEVRALAARLLTDANAGE; via the coding sequence TTGGCCCGGCCCACCGCACGCGTCCTGGCGTTGCTGGAGATCCTCCAGGCCGGCGGCGGCTTCACCGTCGCTGACCTGGCCGGTCGGCTGGACGTCGACGAGCGCACGGTCCGCCGCTACGCCGCGCACCTCGCCGACCTCGGCATCCCGGTCGAGGCTCGGCGCGGTCGCTACGGCGGGTACCGGCTCGCGCCCGGATACAAGCTGCCGCCCCTCATGCTCACCGACGAGGAGGCGGTCGCCGTCATGCTCGGGCTCGTCGCCGCCACCCGGGCAGGGCTGGTCACCAGCGAAGGCGCGGCCGCCGAGAGCGCGACCGCGAAGATCCGTCGGGTGCTGCCGGCCGTCCTCGCCCGGCGGATCGATTCGCTGCTGGACGCCGTGGACTTCACGGCACCGGTCCGGAAGCCCGCCCCGCCCGGCATCGAGGTGCTGCTGGTGCTCGCCGAGGCGGCCCGACACCAGCAACCCGTGGACATCGCCTACACCACCTGGCGCGGCCGGTCCGGCGAGCGGCGGCTCGACCCGTACGGGCTGGTCTTCCACGCCGGCCGGTGGTACGTCACCGGTCACGACCACAACCGCCGGGCCGTGCGGACGTTCCGACTCGACCGGATCGGGACAGCGCGCCCCGCTCAGGGCGCGTTCGACATCCCGGCCGGATTCGATCCCACCGCGCAGGTCCTTGCCGGTCTGGCAGCCGTGCCGTACGCGCACGACATCTCCGTGGTATTACACACCAGCTTGGGGCAGGCACAGCGACGGCTCCCACCGTCGGTCGGCACGCTCACCGAGGTGCCGAACGGGGTGCGCCTCACCGCCCGGGTCGAGCGGCTCGACGGTGCGGCACAGATGCTCGCCGGGCTCGGCTGGCCATTCACGATCGACCGACCGGACGAACTCAAGGACGAGGTACGCGCCCTTGCCGCCCGACTGCTCACCGACGCCAACGCCGGAGAGTGA
- a CDS encoding DUF6326 family protein translates to MTRTDRATGALQEAHIPVEAKLAAAWTSFMFLYIYVDYLALYKPGFLDDIQAGVVHEFDTGPTFVALALTLVAVPILMILLSATLPARVNRATNLVVATLYIPVSVYNAQGEPWTYAYFYGLSIGLEVLLLAFILRAAWTWPRTVRATAGRDLAQARV, encoded by the coding sequence ATGACCAGAACCGACAGAGCAACCGGTGCGCTCCAGGAAGCGCACATCCCCGTCGAGGCGAAGCTCGCCGCGGCCTGGACCAGCTTCATGTTCCTCTACATCTATGTCGACTACCTCGCCCTGTACAAGCCCGGCTTCCTCGACGACATCCAGGCCGGCGTCGTTCACGAGTTCGACACCGGCCCCACCTTCGTCGCCCTTGCGCTCACGCTCGTGGCCGTCCCGATCCTCATGATCCTGCTCTCGGCGACTCTGCCCGCCCGGGTCAACCGCGCCACCAACCTCGTCGTGGCGACGCTCTACATCCCCGTCTCGGTGTACAACGCGCAGGGCGAGCCCTGGACCTACGCCTACTTCTACGGCCTGTCCATCGGACTCGAGGTGCTGCTCCTGGCCTTCATCCTGCGCGCCGCGTGGACCTGGCCCCGGACCGTTCGCGCCACCGCCGGTCGCGACCTCGCCCAGGCCCGGGTGTGA